tctaattcatttaaatacaaataagtgCCATCTACAAAGAGTGATATGTTCTTAATCGCCTCGATTTAGCAAGAGCAATCCCTGTCATTCCAGCACTGAACGACTATTGGCCCTGCTTTACATATATGAATCCTTTTGGTGCCTTCGTCTCCTCTTCCTCTATTACTTAACAAGAGGATTGGGATTAAGCTTATTGCAATGATCAAGCATTCAAACTGGTATTTAGCCCTATTCTGGTAGCAGGCACATTGTGGCACTGAGGACAGTTGTCCCTGCATTTCTCTGATAAAGGCACTATACCTGttgtttttccacaggaaaaaaataaacacctaCTTGCTATTCCttaattactgtacatttaaacacCAGGTATTTTCACAGTGTTAACCTTGAcccactgtgagtgtgtgattgttttGCTCATATTTGGTGTAGTGTTGCAGGTTATAATTCTGTTTCTACACTTTTATGAGATTTCCCAAAACAACAGGTTATGTTATGGCATTTTTTACAGACCTGCATGTCTGAGATCATTGTATGTAAGAAACTAGAGGTAAAAAATCTTGTCATGTTGGAGTAACCATAATTGCCAAGGTATTCTATCAACAATAACACTTAACATTTAAgagtgcaataataataatatactgtacttcaaaatattaattactgAGGTAAATCAACCTATCCATTGCAAACTGGATAACATCTAGAATTGGGCATATTTTAAATtctattcatttgaaatattgtcAGTGCTCCACTGATCTCAGCAATGCCACAAAAAAAGTCTTCCCTTGGAATGACACCATGTGCTGAGACCATGTGCATCCTACATGCATTTCACCTACAAAAACGtaaacacatcacaaacactttcttttttctttctgcatttcTTTTCGCTCTGTTCATTCTTCTTCCGTTTCTCTCTCCTACCAGTCCACAGTCCTTGATAACAAAAGAAGAATTAAAATAAGCATATTAAATTGTGCAATAATATCTTGTGTCTTTGCCTGTGTGcttgcacgcatgtgtgtgtgtgtgtgttgcatgcatGAGGGAGATggatttacagaaataaaataaataggatTTACTTCACCTCTATTCATTCCTTGACGTGATATCCTAAAAAAGgcaacacaacaaaaatcaaatgtaatttcatggGCAAAAAGCCATCCCATCATCAACAactatttaaattgaaatttacAGACTTACCTCTGTCTTGGCTCTGCGCCACTTCCCCGTGCTCCTGAAGGTAGACTTTGACAGgactggaagagagagaaaaaggttttttgatTGAGGGGTTTGATTGGAAAAATGAAGAGTTTGGAAGCATGTGTTTCAGGACTGCTTGAATGGAAATATCACATCAGAACTTACAGATGGAAGATAGAATCAAAGTGAAGATGATGGAAGCCACCGCCAGTCCCCCCAGCAGCCACCTGGAGAATAATAAGCAAAAATCTATTCAATATAACTCAGTGTAATTGGTTCCCAATTATTCTATATTTATGTGTCATTTCTTGTTATCCTTGAGTTACTTTGAATAAACCTTACTGTGAGGTTACTGAAAACTAACTGACACTTgggatttttacaaaaataaattacttgtTATCTTTAGTATATCAATAAAATTGAGATTGATAATAATGATACTAAATGGTAAAATGTTAATATGCCAAGCACACGCAGCAATTAAACCATAGAACATGTTATTTATGTTGCCATAGTCCTTGTTGTTTTCCCAAGTAGCATCTAGTCAAACTTTCTGCTTGCAACACCTAAATCACTTATGAAGTTGCTTTCTGTATAGCACTGTATTAATTAGCCCATATATGCTACTTTCTGAACCTCATGTCTGCTTCTTATATTCATGACCTTTGACTGTTTAAGATGACGTTGTCTTGTTGCCTGGTCTGGAAATTACAGGACAACAAAATCATTGTGAtgttaaagtacattttaattgtcTTGTGAAGcctttgtttttacattcagaaGGATGTTTGTTACCTTGAGAACACGGCAGTAAACAGGCAGACAGTCAAGATGATGAACAGAAGGGCTTTCACAATGGCAGAATCTGCAAAAGACGTTGTTGATGAATCACATAACCACAGCATCACACAACAGCAACCCTCCAGTTCCTCTTATTCGTTTGAAGAGATTGAACTGTAAGGGAGAGTGGTATCAGTTTAACAGGGTGGGTTACAACACCTAATTGTCTCATCAGGTAAGACTGATGTGATGAAATTAGGTTTTAAAACCTGTGGCAACATGTCCCAGGTGTGATtgtacaaattaaaattttgaatttgaaatgaaaaaaagttgaatttgaatgaatggGGGCCATATTCCTGGAATGCTTCTCTGTTCTCACACACTGGGACCCGGACAGCTCATGGCTGCTACTCACCTGTTGGCTGAGGGGGATGGAGGCAGCAAATCTGGGCAAAGAAAGGTGAGGGAGGCGGGACATCCAGTAAGCCTCCCAGTGATTGGCTGAACTGCTCCTGAGAGAAGGAAACATCTGCACATGCTTCCTCCTGCAGCCAGAGCTTCTGGGAGGGCTtgtttggagggggtgggacaGGGTTGTGGTCTGGATTGTTAAAGGACATAAAATGGCCATGTATCTCATTCCACactaaaacaacacacactgcGTAATCTATTACACAGCGTATCCTATCTTGATATACAGCAAATTGTGACAAACCAAGACTGATTCATTCTAACTGTACTGTCTACATGTCTAAACTTTAGCTATGCAATTCTATGCCTTCtcttgtgaaacatttttttaaaagtttatataTGCACAATGACAATTCTTTCTTAAGTTTGCAACTGAACAATAAGCACATTGTACTGACAATAGCTAGCTGACAGTCATATTTAATCCAATTTACTACCACATTTGAGTTAAAGTAATGAAAAAACCAGCAATAATTCCATAATTTGCATAACTGTTACCAGTGAACAGTATTCCAATAATTCCCTAACACTGACTACTCTAATTATGACAATCATCACAAAGAAGAGCATTATACACTCATTACATGTTACTGTACATCATTTCTACCAGTTTGGCTTAACCTCATGCAATGTCCAAGTCAAGCATACCTCCGACATTGCATTCTACATGGAATATGTTTTTACactgccaaaatattttttttctttgtgaaatgcAGTTCTCATTGTTTATACTGACATTGACTACTGTCAAGTAAAAGCACAGGGTATAAACACAAGAAGGGTTAAGGAGTCATAAACTCAATATCACCCATTGATAGTCCTGAAAACTAATCTGCCCACGACAAGCACCTATGCCCCTCACCATAAGTGAAGTTGCAGGTGTCATCACCCGCGAGCACACTGTCCTCCACCCAGGAGGACtcagcgaggggggggtggcacaCCCCTCCGAAGAGCCTGCGGTCCAGCCAGGACTGGCAGGATTTGGTCATGTTGAACAGGCTGGCAAGGGACCTGCGTGGCCTCCGCCGGCGGCGGAATATCCTgcgcaagacagagagagacacagaaatgtgtgtttttcaagATGGAGGAATTTATCTTAATATGCTACATTACTGATTTAGGTACCCTTTCCCAAATTTAGATAGCTTACATTTACGCAATTGTTACAGCAGATTGGTTCAGAGGAGCCACGTAATTTCATTACACCAGACAACTTTTAGATGtgcaacaaaaccatttctgctGAAGCATGTAAGAACTGCATGATCAACACAAGGTTTCTGTTATGGCATTCCCTGCAGAAAGCCATATGATGTTTAGAAGAACAAAGCAAAGCCTTTCTTGTAATCTTTCAACATTTGATTCCTTTGGCAACCAAGCACACAACTTTGCTTGTAACACAACACCGACATTACTAAGTGCCAAAGAATTTTGCCAGCGTCAGTGAGCCTGCCTCATGTAGACAGTGAATGTGTATCTGTGATCCAAATGTTGCCTTACTCTGATAACTGAGCCCCGAGCTAATATGGAACATGGCACAGCAGTGCTATCTCACAGCTGTCAGAGACCTCCCTGCACCCTCTGAAGTTATGTAACCATGGCGACCATTACCATATTCTtagaaatggcatttaaaagaGGTTGACTGAAGTCACTGTAATAATTCCTTTTTTACAAGGTTAGACTACAAGCTTAATCAGGGCAGTACCAGAACCCTGCAGGAGCTTGCGATGAAGCTACTCAGAGTTGAAATGATGAACCTGTTCTGGAGTTCTGCTCTACGACTTGTGCTGGACAAACTTGTCTTTACCCAGCACTAGTCCTGTGCAGTTGTTGATCCTAGATCTTACCTGACCAGGTTTTCCTTATAGGAGATGTTGGTTTTGGAAGGGGTGAGGGAGATATTGCCCTCATCGTCACACACAAAACTGTCCTCTGTCAGCACATAGTAACCGTtggagaggaggcgggggctGCGCCGGCAGGAGCAGGGGGATCCAGTCAGGGGGTTGACGGAGTAGCACTCGTACGACGAGTCAGGGGACAACAGGGACCGGCCCAGTCTACAGAGGACAAAGACTGTGGCTGGAAAAGTCTACTAGACAGAGTATATCTCAGGCTCCAAATAATGCTTCTACAGTGATTTAACAGAACAGACATATTATATGCAAGTCATTCCTACTGGCTCACAAACATTTTGTACCCATGATCCAAACTGCAAGGGAATGTATTTTCTGTGACCCACCCCTTATTAAAATACAGCAAGTAATTCCCAGGTCTGAGTTTAGAAAGCCTGCTTTATAATGTCCCTGACAATAGGAGGGTGCAATTCCTTACCTATGATATGACTGGTCAGTGGCTGGAGCTTTGGTTTTAACTGGTGAACCTGTTAAGCCACAGAAAAAAGCAGCATGatttcattgtaaaatgttatattagcaAGATGCACATTAAATTCCAGTGCTGAGAACGTTACGTACTTGTAATGGCTCCAGAGAACAACAATGACATGTCTGTAGCAGGCAGATAATATTGCTTTGGGTTATCTGCCATGGGGGTGTACTTCTCTTGTAGTctgaaaaaacacaagcagtCAATAAGCTGAGTTCAAGTCACGTCTCAATGTTAAGGCCAGcggctttaaaaatatttctgacagGTTTCAAGCAGGTATGGGACAACAAGGCTTAATGAACTCCAAAATTAGCAATCATGTGCGACAGATTAACTTCAACCACCCATAGTGTTTTGCAATAGAGTGGTTTAaagtaaaattataaaattaatatcTTTACTAGTATGGAAAGCTGGGAATTCCACACTGAGAAAAAATTCatagctttttacattttttttttttgctttaatggcAATGAAGCACTACTGAAGCTGACACTCAAACTTTCACCAACACAGATACGTACATACAAATCATAATTTTGAATCATTTGGAAGAAACTGGTCATTGGTCTGTGCAAGCCTTGGTTGTATTTTCATTACCACACCACTATCAGCCTGTCTCACCATCATACTGATGATTTTACCAATTGGCAAATTCAGCTTTAGGTACATAGATAAATATTTTGGACATAGAAAAGCTGGAAATAATGGAATCTAGTGCATGTTCACAACATGTTGACTTCAAGAATTGAATATTCAAGAGTATTTGCCATTCTCATTAAGACAATAGACCACGGCCATCACTTTCAAGTGCTTGGCAGATAAATCACCTAAGCAAAAGTTGGTGGGAGAATCCGtagttttacagttttatggCTAAACAACCCATTCGCTCAGTTGAATATGTACTAGATTACTTACATGGCTCAGTTAGGATTTAAATACACTGCCTTCTAATCCAGACATCAGGGCTCCTGCCAGTCTGGCAGCTTTGAgcactttaaaaacattgtCTGAATCCTTTGGTTACCATAAAAGTATCTTGTTTACAACTTCAAAATCAGTCATTGAAAGTGTTGGGTCTCAAATCATGTTTCAGAGCCATATTTAACACCCCATTAGCTGCCAGGCTAAGCCAGTGAAAAAATCTTGGCAAAGGTTATCAGATCCTGTTGCATAATGGGTATAGAGATTAAGTAATTCCAGTCTATTCTCAGAGTTCTATATCCAGTCATGTATGGTATCTGTGAAACTTACAGTAGACTGAGAGCGCATCACAGAACTTGGAGCAAACTTGGAGCAAATGTGGCCATTTAAGTTAAACTGATCCAaacaaaagtatttatttttccctactgtgtttaataaaaaatcactttaaaataataataatgctgtaaCACCATTTAGCTTCAATAACATCTAAGAGAAAAACAACATGTATATctaaatacaaatgcaacattagGTCTGTGTTATGAAAACTGTGCTGAATGGACAACGTATCACACTTTTATCTTAATTCACACAGTACAGTGTTTTGTAAAGCACTGTACTGTGTGAATTAAGCAGAATacaaagcagaaaatgaaatgaccaAAACTGGCCTGAAAGCATATCATGCGAAGACAGATGTAAAACTGAACATAAACTACATAACTGTACTATACTATTTAACTATCTGCCAGCCACTTGCCCATCACATAAATGAAGAGTGCAGTGCACATAAATACTAAAACCTCTGAAACTGTACGCGGTACATGGTACTCCCACCAAGCTGGTGGACACAAAGCTAAATGTACTGGAATAGCTATTTTCCTGGAATatctaaaatacaaataaaaccacAATCCTACTCACCAAATCTCAGTATCTTTTAAAAGAAGAATTTGGCTACATAAAACACGGTTTCTCAGTGCAGTTATGGGGATTGAATGTCTCTCTTGTTGGGAAACACTTCAGCTTGGTGACTGCGCATGCCTTTGTCACTGATAATTTTTCCCACACAACAGCAGATGTCTGAAACTGCTCAGCCAAAACCCTTCTCAGCACCACAAGACCAGCCCTGCAACAGGGCCCCCATGATAAAACTTCCCCTCAAAAACACGaacactcagagacacacagatgttaaaaaaggaaaacggaaaaaaaattCCTGCATGAGGTCATTTTCCTGTTAACCCATGGCCTACCAGACTCTCAAAAGGTACAATCCTCTTTTTAGATTATTGACTTCATGGCTTTGCTTCTTTATCAGAACAGACATGCTTAGACTTAAATGAAACTGCCACCTCAGAAAACATTCCCATGTTAAGCTTTGTGgtttacattaatttatgtgACTGTTAATACTTCTTGCAGACATGCTGCTTTTAAGGAAGAGATAGTTTAGCACACATATTGTTTCTAGACACATGAATAACATGAACAAAGCATGCAAGGAAATTCAAAGGCTGTACGTATATCTACATATGCTACACATGTGTAGATGCACATAAACACTACCACGGTTATagaaattaaaacagatttGAAATTTTTAGCTTATGAGAATAACACTCTTGAAATAATTCTTAAATTGTTATAAGGAAATGTTTCCTGGTCATCTTTACTTGTACATATAATATCCAGCCTATCTGCAGTCAAACCACCATTAGGTCTGCGGGTGCATTTTGTTCCTTTGTGACTGTAGAATCTGCCTGgagcaaagcattgtgggatcATTCTGGAATGGGAAAACCTTGAGACAATGGAATCTCTTGTTACTGGTGactttaaacaaaacacaagtagCTATACAGTCACTGTGTAGGTGGACCTTGGTGGACATTTCAGAGAGAATGAGCTGAAAAGCCTCACCACTACTGTTCTACTACTAATGTAGTGAGCAGTGACGCCAGTTGTGTTAACAATAACCACTATTTGTTCACGCACAATTCCCTACCAATTCCTTTGTTCTTGCCATGATGTTCTCCAAGATGCCATGGATAAGCATGCCCtagacaataaaaataataatagctaaTGTAAACTGCCACAAGATACTAAAAGCAAACTTTCTCTGTGAACATACGTCAACCGCTTAActatctttacattttttttatttttatattacactTACTATTTT
This region of Anguilla rostrata isolate EN2019 chromosome 8, ASM1855537v3, whole genome shotgun sequence genomic DNA includes:
- the tmem71 gene encoding transmembrane protein 71, which translates into the protein MADNPKQYYLPATDMSLLFSGAITSSPVKTKAPATDQSYHRLGRSLLSPDSSYECYSVNPLTGSPCSCRRSPRLLSNGYYVLTEDSFVCDDEGNISLTPSKTNISYKENLVRIFRRRRRPRRSLASLFNMTKSCQSWLDRRLFGGVCHPPLAESSWVEDSVLAGDDTCNFTYDHNPVPPPPNKPSQKLWLQEEACADVSFSQEQFSQSLGGLLDVPPPSPFFAQICCLHPPQPTDSAIVKALLFIILTVCLFTAVFSRWLLGGLAVASIIFTLILSSIFLSKSTFRSTGKWRRAKTEDITSRNE